The segment GACGGATTCGAGCCGCTGGCGGCGATTTATCCGATCAACGCGCTCGCGACGGCGGAGCGACGGTTGCGGCGGGGGGAGCGATCGATGCAGCGGTTCGTAGCGGCGTTGGTTCGGCAGCGGAAGATGCGAGTGGTCGCGTTGCCGGAAGAGGAGCGGTGGCGAGTGGCGAATTGGAATCGGCCGGAGGATCGAGACCGCGAACGCAGAAAGCACGCCTGAGTGTCTGCAGTGCTGTAGCCCTGAGCCGGGCGGCCGGGAACCCCTCCTTCGCTAAAGCTACGGAGGGCAGGCCGAACCCGGTTGCAGCAGCGCGGGCGAGAGGCACAGTGCCACATATTCGTTTACACTTAGTGCCATAAATCCGCTGACACTTTTTCTGGGGTGCGATGCCCTGGAAGATCAAAACGGCGGAGCAGCAGCGTCAGGCTCTCGCTCGGGAGATGACGCGAGGCACGGTGTCGGTGACCGCGTTGTGCGCGCGGTTTGGCGTGAGCCGCACGACCGCTTACAAGTGGGCGGCGAGGTATGTGGCTCAGGGGGTAAACGGGCTGGTTGCGCGACAACCGGGCCGCCCCAAACAGGTGAGCCAGGCGTTGGCGCGGTGGCACGCGCGCGTGTTGCTCGCGCGTCAGGCGCGGCCCAGTTGGGGTGCGCCCAAGTTGCGGTGGTGGCTCGAGCGGACGCATCCCGGCGAGCGAGTGCCGTGTAGCCGGACGCTCCACCGGTGGCTGGTAGCCGCCGGTCGCGTGCACCAGCGACGTCGCAAGCTTAGAGCCGGACCGGGGCGGCCCGCCACCGTGCTCGCCGAGCGAGTGAACGCGGTCTGGACCGCGGACTTCAAGGGAGACTTTTACACCAAAGACGGAGCGTGGATCTTGGCTTTAACGGTGCGCGATCTGTACAGCCGCTTCATGCTTACGGCCCATCCCGTGCCCCGGCAGAGCGAGCCGGTGGTCCGCCGCGTGTTCGCGCGGCTGTTCCGCCGCTTCGGCGTGCCGCAGGCGATTCGGGTTGACCGCGGCACGCCGTTTTGCGGCAGCGGGCCGTATGGCCTGACCGCGCTGAGCCTATGGTGGCAGCGGCTGGGCATCGAAGTGCAGTTTGTCAGCCGCAAACGCCGCCTCGACAACAACGCTCACGAGCAGATGCACCGCATGCTCAAGGCCGAGGCCGCCACGCCCGTGTCCCGCTCCTACGGCGCGCAAGTCCGACGCCTGCAGCGCTGGTGCGGCCGGTACAACCACGACCGTCCGCATGAGGGTTTGGCCGGACGCACTCCGGCCAGCCTCTACCGCCCGAGCACCCGGCTGCTGCCCCGACTCGTGCCGCCACAGTACCCGCTCGGCTGCGTCACTCGCCGGGTCAGGCCTCACGGCTACGTGAAGCTGGACGGCAGCCATCGCCACATCGGTCGGGCCTTCGTTGGCCTGACCGTGGCGTTCACCCCTTACCGGCAGCTTTACCGCGTACACTTCGATTCCCTCCTGCTGGGCACGATCGACCCGCGGCTAACCAGATCCGGCCTCGTCCCCGTTCGTAGGTTCAGGTGAGGGAGGGGCTGCGCCCCTCCCTCAACCCTCCCCAAGCCTCATGGCTTCCTCTTCAAGACAAACGAACCCGGCTTGGTGCGAAAAAGTGTAAGCGGATTTATGTCACTCCACCAGACGCCCGCGCTCCCAGGAGAGATCACCCGAGCGTTGCGACGACCTTGGTGCCGTCGGTCAGGCGGTCGAGCGGGGCGAGATTGCCGTCGATTTTTTTGCCGTTGATGACGAGCGAGCCGACGCCTTTCGAAACGCCGTTCGGATTCTTCACTTCAATCCTGATCGTTTTGCCACGGAACACGCGGGTCATCGTGAAGCCCGGCCACGATCTCGGAATGCAGGGATCGATCCGCAACCCATCGAGCTCGGGCCGGACGCCGAGGATCCACTGCAGCGCGGTGTGATGACTCCACGACGCGGTGCCGGAGAGCCACGGCACGCGCGACTTGCCGGCGTTGCGATTGCAGGTGGCGTAGGTCGTCTGGCAGTGGACGTAGGGCTCGATCTCGCGCAGCTCCGCACGGGTGTTGTAGGCCGCGGGCATGAATGCGCGGTAGTAGTCGTAAGCCTGGTCGCCGTTGCCGAGCATCGCCTCCGCGATCACCGCCCAGCTCTGCGTGTGGCAAAAGATGCCGGCGTTTTCCTTGATGCCGTGATTATAGATCACTCCGCCCATGACCGTGGGCGGCGTGTGCGTGAACGGCGGCGCGCTTAGCATGATGCCGTAGGGCGTGGCGAGATCCCGCTTCAGCGCGTCCATGCACTTTCGGCCCTGCTCTGGCGTAGCGGCTCCGGACATGACGGCCCAGACTTGCGTGTTGATGTAGATCTTGCCTTCGCTCTCGGTTTTCGAGCCATAGCGATAGCCGT is part of the Opitutus terrae PB90-1 genome and harbors:
- a CDS encoding helix-turn-helix domain-containing protein; its protein translation is MPWKIKTAEQQRQALAREMTRGTVSVTALCARFGVSRTTAYKWAARYVAQGVNGLVARQPGRPKQVSQALARWHARVLLARQARPSWGAPKLRWWLERTHPGERVPCSRTLHRWLVAAGRVHQRRRKLRAGPGRPATVLAERVNAVWTADFKGDFYTKDGAWILALTVRDLYSRFMLTAHPVPRQSEPVVRRVFARLFRRFGVPQAIRVDRGTPFCGSGPYGLTALSLWWQRLGIEVQFVSRKRRLDNNAHEQMHRMLKAEAATPVSRSYGAQVRRLQRWCGRYNHDRPHEGLAGRTPASLYRPSTRLLPRLVPPQYPLGCVTRRVRPHGYVKLDGSHRHIGRAFVGLTVAFTPYRQLYRVHFDSLLLGTIDPRLTRSGLVPVRRFR